A window from Penicillium oxalicum strain HP7-1 chromosome VIII, whole genome shotgun sequence encodes these proteins:
- a CDS encoding Peroxisomal membrane protein PEX13, which produces MASVSPPKPWERAGAAAGSALSTATTAGTPATSSAMTSTSPSAAGPAPTTTSSAPALPSRPSTLSTTVNSNAATYSPYGASRFGATTPYGGYGGYGAYSSPYSRFGSMGTMGSMYGGYGGMGGMYGGMGGMYGGMPGQDPNDPNSLTNSFSQSTQATFQMIESIVGAFGGFAQMLESTYMATHSSFFAMVSVAEQFGNLRNTLGSALGIFTIIRWFRTLIAKITGRPPPADATSLTPAAFAAFMGGRSTSVTLPDGSPAPAKPSKKPFFMFLIAVFGLPYLMGKLIKALARSQEEEAKRRQQLIGPNGEPQNGVMDPAKLDFCRVLYDYSPETQESNGIDLAVKKGDIVAVLSKSDPMGNASEWWRCRARDGRVGYLPGPYLETIQRRPAQQAITTGSEPATRTSTMKSGAANERSQSLSTFTKPVNDQPPQLTGKMGDISPESFQKSTFYS; this is translated from the exons ATGGCGTCGGTGTCGCCTCCCAAGCCTTGGGAGAGAGCAGGTGCTGCGGCTG GCTCTGCATTGTCCACTGCCACCACTGCCGGCACTCCGGCTACCTCAAGCGCTATGACCTCGACCTCACCATCCGCGGCCGGCCCCGCGCCAACGACCACCTCCAGCGCGCCCGCCCTTCCCTCTCGCCCGAGTACTCTCAGCACAACTGTCAACTCGAATGCAGCTACATATTCACCCTACGGCGCCTCGCGTTTCGGGGCGACAACGCCCTATGGAGGGTATGGCGGCTACGGTGCCTATTCTTCACCGTACTCCCGCTTTGGTTCAATGGGCACCATGGGATCCATGTACGGAGGGTACGGAGGCATGGGCGGCATGTATGGTGGCATGGGAGGCATGTACGGGGGCATGCCTGGACAGGATCCTAATGATCCCAACAGCTTGACCAACTCGTTCAGTCAGAGTACTCAGGCCACTTTCCAGATGATTGAAAGCATTGTGGGAGCCTTTGGCGGGTTTGCGCAGATGCTTGAGAGCACGTATATGGCCACGCACAGCTCATTCTTTG CAATGGTCTCGGTCGCAGAGCAGTTTGGCAATCTGCGCAACACCCTTGGCTCGGCTCTGGGAATTTTTACCATTATTCGATGGTTCCGAACGCTCATCGCGAAAATTACCGGCCGGCCTCCCCCCGCCGATGCAACCTCGTTGACTCCTGCTGCCTTTGCTGCCTTTATGGGCGGTCGATCTACATCGGTGACTCTTCCCGATGGCTCGCCTGCCCCGGCGAAGCCCTCCAAGAAGCCCTTCTTCATGTTCCTCATTGCCGTCTTTGGTCTACCTTATTTGATGGGCAAGCTGATCAAGGCGCTTGCTCggtcgcaagaagaagaggccaaGCGCCGACAGCAGCTGATTGGCCCCAACGGGGAGCCCCAGAACGGCGTGATGGACCCAGCCAAGCTGGACTTTTGCCGCGTCTTGTACGACTACTCTCCTGAGACGCAGGAGAGTAACGGCATCGACCTGGCGGTGAAGAAGGGTGACATTGTTGCCGTTTTGAGCAAATCTGACCCTATGGGCAATGCTTCGGAGTGGTGGCGATGCCGTGCCCGTGATGGCCGCGTCGGATATCTGCCGGGTCCGTACCTGGAGACCATCCAACGGCGCCCAGCGCAACaggccatcaccaccggcaGTGAGCCCGCCACCCGGACCAGCACCATGAAGAGTGGCGCTGCCAACGAGCGCTCTCAGAGCCTTTCGACCTTCACTAAGCCGGTGAATGATCAGCCCCCGCAGCTCACGGGCAAGATGGGTGACATTTCCCCGGAAAGTTTCCAAAAGAGTACTTTTTACTCTTGA
- a CDS encoding Endoplasmic reticulum oxidoreductin-1 gives MRAAAGLFYAAVFALSHVAHAGSHGSKDMDPRNKCAIDPTAMVSDACVSYGTINKLNDEIYTLLQSITSETDFFSYYRLNLFNSECPFWSDSSSMCGNIACSVNTIESEEDIPLVWRAEELSKLEGPKANHPPRQVQAERPEKRPLQGMLGEDVGESCVVEYDDECDDRDYCVPEDEGSAGKGDYVSLVDNPERFTGYSGPGAHQVWDAIYRENCFVKAGDEDHSLASPLGGLGGLGAVQAASDFRNVLQKEAQRPDASLDNECLEKRVFHRLISGMHASISTHLCWDYLNQTTGEWHPNMQCYKDRLHQHPERISNMYFNYALVSRAVAKLRKHLQNYTFCTSEPEQDFDTKQRVNQLTEILSRPPQIFDERLMFQDPMAQGLKEDFRNRFRNVSRLMDCVGCDKCRLWGKLQVNGYGTALKVLFEYDETKNGENPPLRRTELVALVNTLGRISHSIAAARSFHEALESGQDHVFPLRHSAPSTHNHVEAQKENKEPKKLFHDGTGQFYYENDDGDFIYGREKVERLPWQRPPRNPDATEMDDLKTEIQMIWDVTSYVLRSWIDIPRTLYEIVFWEAQRLWAFWLGLPVPPRPWKIKIPDSEGVIPQPPVNPHSEL, from the exons ATGCGCGCAGCGGCGGGGCTCTTCTATGCGGCCGTGTTTGCTCTGTCTCATGTCGCCCATGCGGGTAGTCATGGATCGAAGGATATGGACCCGAGGAACAAATGCGCT ATCGATCCCACCGCAATGGTGTCCGACGCCTGTGTCTCGTACGGCACGATCAATAAACTAAACGACGAAATTTACACCCTCCTGCAGTCCATTACGTCCGAGACCGACTTCTTCTCTTACTATCGACTCAATTTGTTCAACAGCGAATGTCCTTTCTGGTCAGATTCAAGTAGCATGTGCGGCAACATTGCTTGCTCCGTCAACACCATTGAATCCGAAGAAGATATTCCGCTTGTCTGGCGCGCTGAAGAGCTCAGCAAGCTAGAGGGTCCCAAGGCGAACCACCCACCCCGACAAGTGCAAGCCGAACGGCCAGAGAAGCGGCCCCTCCAGGGAATGCTTGGTGAAGATGTCGGAGAGAGCTGTGTGGTGGAATATGATGACGAGTGTGACGACCGGGACTACTGTGTCCCCGAAGATGAAGGTTCAGCGGGCAAGGGAGACTATGTGAGCTTGGTGGACAACCCCGAGCGCTTCACGGGATATTCTGGACCCGGTGCGCATCAGGTCTGGGACGCAATCTATCGGGAGAACTGTTTCGTGAAAGCCGGTGATGAGGACCATTCCCTGGCCTCCCCTCTGGGGGGCTTAGGGGGTCTGGGTGCTGTCCAGGCGGCCTCGGATTTCCGTAACGTCTTGCAGAAGGAAGCGCAACGTCCCGATGCTTCCTTGGACAATGAGTGTCTGGAGAAGCGAGTCTTCCACCGTCTCATCAGTGGCATGCATGCGTCGATCTCGACCCATCTGTGCTGGGATTACCTCAACCAGACCACGGGCGAGTGGCATCCCAACATGCAGTGCTACAAGGACCGACTTCACCAGCACCCCGAGCGCATCTCCAACATGTACTTCAACTACGCCTTGGTCTCGCGGGCGGTTGCCAAGCTACGCAAGCACTTGCAAAACTACACTTTCTGCACGAGTGAGCCGGAGCAAGACTTCGACACCAAGCAGCGAGTCAATCAACTCACGGAAATTTTGTCCCGCCCACCGCAAATCTTTGATGAGCGGCTCATGTTTCAAGACCCGATGGCGCAGGGACTCAAGGAGGACTTCCGCAATCGCTTCCGCAATGTCAGTCGGTTGATGGACTGCGTTGGCTGCGACAAGTGTCGCCTCTGGGGCAAGTTGCAGGTCAACGGATACGGCACGGCTCTCAAGGTGCTCTTCGAGTACGACGAGACCAAAAATGGCGAGAACCCGCCCCTGCGCCGGACCGAGCTCGTTGCTCTGGTCAACACACTGGGTCGCATCTCACACAGCATTGCCGCCGCCCGTAGTTTCCACGAGGCTCTAGAGTCTGGTCAAGATCACGTCTTCCCCTTGCGCCACTCCGCACCCTCGACTCACAATCATGTCGAGGCGCAGAAGGAAAACAAAGAGCCGAAGAAGTTGTTCCATGATGGCACGGGTCAGTTCTACTATGAAAACGATGATGGCGACTTCATCTACGGCCGAGAGAAAGTCGAGCGCTTGCCGTGGCAGCGTCCACCCCGCAACCCCGACGCGACCGAGATGGACGACCTGAAGACCGAGATCCAGATGATCTGGGATGTGACTTCTTACGTTCTTCGGAGCTGGATCGACATTCCCCGCACATT ATATGAAATCGTTTTCTGGGAAGCACAACGCCTGTGGGCCTTTTGGTTGGGGTTGCCGGTCcctcctcgtccttggaagatcaagatcCCCGACTCCGAGGGTGTGATTCCACAACCCCCCGTCAATCCTCATAGTGAACTCTAA